The Chitinophagales bacterium genome has a window encoding:
- a CDS encoding DUF1572 domain-containing protein, with protein sequence MNLSKQIAGHFAELHQGDNSTGVNYRDTLSDVTWQQATTQIDGLNTILTLTYHVHYYTRMITGVLKGGPLTGNDKLSFEHPAINSQEEWNELLKNVWADAEEFANLVEKMSDEQFFENFSDGKYGNNYRNIVGLIEHAHYHLGQIVLIKKLISPSHSRHDSTLGEATS encoded by the coding sequence ATGAACTTGTCAAAACAGATAGCCGGACATTTTGCAGAATTGCACCAGGGTGACAATTCAACGGGGGTAAATTACCGGGACACACTTTCTGATGTTACCTGGCAACAGGCAACAACCCAAATAGACGGACTTAACACCATACTTACGCTTACATACCATGTTCATTACTATACACGCATGATAACAGGCGTGTTGAAAGGTGGGCCATTAACGGGTAATGATAAACTGAGCTTTGAGCACCCTGCAATCAATTCGCAGGAAGAATGGAACGAGCTATTAAAAAATGTCTGGGCAGATGCTGAGGAATTTGCCAACCTGGTAGAAAAAATGTCCGATGAACAGTTTTTTGAAAATTTCTCAGATGGTAAATATGGAAACAACTACCGAAATATCGTAGGCCTGATCGAGCACGCCCACTATCACCTGGGGCAGATAGTACTGATAAAAAAGTTGATATCCCCGTCACACAGCCGGCACGATAGTACCTTGGGCGAAGCTACCTCCTGA
- a CDS encoding MBL fold metallo-hydrolase codes for MSLYTASINSGSNGNCYYISNGQDAVLVDAGLSCRETEIRMKKMGLNISKVRALFITHEHTDHIKGAQLLSSRYKIPVYLNHKTHYSSHLKFKPELYRRIEHEEVINVNGITVTGFSKLHDAVDPCSFVVQYAGITVGVFTDIGAVCDNLARYMQHCHAAYLESNYDEEMLEKGRYPIHLKNRIRGGLGHLSNKQALDFFLAHKPAHMTHLFLSHLSRDNNDPELALQLFRQHAGDVQVHVAPRYGFSDTFHISTETAATQKLKQATLF; via the coding sequence ATGTCTCTTTATACAGCATCTATTAACTCGGGTAGCAATGGCAACTGTTACTATATCAGCAACGGACAGGATGCCGTTCTGGTAGACGCGGGCCTGTCTTGCCGCGAAACCGAGATACGTATGAAAAAGATGGGGCTGAATATCTCTAAGGTGCGTGCCCTCTTTATTACACATGAACATACCGACCATATAAAAGGTGCGCAGTTATTGTCTTCACGGTATAAGATACCCGTTTACCTGAACCACAAAACACATTACAGCAGCCACCTGAAATTTAAACCCGAACTATATCGCCGTATTGAACACGAAGAAGTAATAAACGTGAATGGTATCACCGTAACAGGATTCAGCAAACTACACGATGCTGTAGACCCTTGCAGCTTTGTGGTACAATATGCAGGTATTACCGTTGGCGTATTTACAGACATCGGCGCTGTCTGCGACAACCTGGCCAGGTATATGCAGCACTGCCACGCTGCTTACCTCGAGTCGAACTATGACGAAGAAATGCTGGAGAAAGGCAGGTACCCAATCCACCTGAAAAACCGTATTCGTGGGGGATTGGGACATTTATCCAATAAGCAGGCATTGGACTTTTTCCTGGCGCACAAACCTGCACACATGACCCACCTCTTCCTTTCTCACCTCTCCAGGGATAATAACGACCCTGAGTTGGCATTGCAACTTTTCAGGCAACATGCCGGGGATGTACAGGTGCATGTAGCACCTCGCTACGGTTTCAGCGACACCTTCCACATCTCAACCGAAACTGCTGCCACGCAAAAGCTGAAACAAGCAACGTTGTTCTAA
- a CDS encoding T9SS type A sorting domain-containing protein encodes MKKLTSILSLLIFGAGIQASAGEHEEVHSLTYSVYQSYRFIPMTNTDKVLATQEQARKMLPGWNATPDKLTGMFRDMYGPAAMVPGNTNMDKAQRFMSGKLSEMGVNAAEWIKTRDISVSHASFVNFKQVINGHEVVLSDLAFRFTPDGRLQRIKMKNFGTPAAGLQPELSASDVLNGTTILEGLGGVNISEKRVEPNWVWFPIPAKGGYIMHPAWTFAVNGTTSFEKPVELSGYIDAITGELLYRSNSVNETFETTVDALLYMIKPTNPRSVERVKHMTVTIAGTDYLTDDTGFVSVASANAPVNVTYKVKGPWSDVRVSNSTPTFTANMTISPSAHSLPVSDSTSSDFRAVSAFFYVNAIHDYMKSKWPSFTGMDNTPLRTNVDINGTDCNAYYSNGNYSINFYPPQGASCRAFSTVPDIVFHEYGHGISYKFYASQGTNFSNGAMGEGNSDVWAMCINQDGVVGEGSYYNGANIRSYIGTPKVYPGDIKGEVHADGEIIAGAWWDVAINTGSGDTMAKLFALTYYDTPNGPDGTEGEVYHDVLISALMNDDDDANLGNGTPHFSQIVAAFARHGIYLLSDAQFEHTEVPHQPINTAVAIKGNLVLSNPAFFDKLFLFYRDRYGAGTWDSVAMTNTTGNEYAAQIPGLPGGSIVDYFFKANDAIQASSYGLPGGYSPAVTSTELTLPYQFGFGLNVGRYKNDFEGAIDGWELGLSTDDASDGIWEQGVPGGTTSGGQQVQTDKDHTTGTGKCLITGNGQLFGSVSDDDVDNGLTTARTPVFDLPFYEPVIEYYRWYSNDRGSNSNARSDYWTVEIRTPNSGLWKRVDYTKESDQRWRRRVFRVSEYLPGASAIQMQFIAEDRKIGTLSGNGQNVVEAAVDDFLIYEGAPAGVENTGLAVQSKVYPNPADNMVHVTVPGGSNGSINLYDITGRTISITNVTDAKIEYGINTRDLPSGTYMILIQTQYAVQNTTVVVSHN; translated from the coding sequence ATGAAAAAACTAACATCTATCCTCAGCCTGTTGATATTTGGCGCAGGCATACAGGCATCTGCCGGCGAGCACGAAGAAGTGCATTCGCTTACATATTCGGTTTACCAGTCTTACCGGTTTATTCCAATGACTAACACCGATAAAGTACTGGCAACCCAGGAGCAGGCAAGGAAAATGTTGCCCGGCTGGAATGCAACGCCTGACAAACTCACAGGCATGTTCAGAGATATGTATGGCCCTGCGGCTATGGTACCCGGCAATACAAATATGGACAAAGCACAGAGATTTATGTCCGGCAAGCTCTCAGAAATGGGTGTAAATGCCGCTGAATGGATAAAAACAAGGGATATCTCGGTTTCGCATGCCTCATTTGTCAATTTCAAGCAAGTGATAAACGGACATGAGGTTGTACTCTCAGACCTGGCTTTCCGCTTTACCCCGGACGGCAGGTTACAACGTATTAAAATGAAGAACTTCGGCACACCCGCTGCCGGCTTGCAACCGGAATTGTCAGCGTCAGATGTGTTGAATGGCACTACTATCCTGGAAGGACTTGGTGGTGTGAACATCAGCGAGAAAAGGGTGGAACCCAACTGGGTGTGGTTCCCCATCCCCGCAAAAGGAGGTTATATCATGCACCCTGCATGGACCTTCGCCGTTAATGGTACCACCTCATTTGAAAAACCGGTGGAGTTGAGCGGATATATAGACGCGATTACAGGCGAATTACTGTATCGCAGCAACTCTGTAAACGAAACATTTGAGACTACGGTTGATGCACTGCTTTATATGATTAAGCCAACCAACCCAAGATCGGTAGAGAGGGTAAAACATATGACTGTAACGATAGCCGGTACAGACTACCTTACCGATGATACCGGTTTTGTAAGTGTTGCTTCAGCCAATGCACCGGTGAATGTGACATACAAAGTAAAGGGTCCGTGGTCTGACGTGCGAGTAAGTAATTCAACGCCTACGTTTACAGCTAACATGACCATATCGCCATCAGCACACAGCCTGCCGGTATCAGACAGTACCTCTTCCGACTTCAGGGCAGTTTCAGCTTTTTTTTATGTGAATGCGATCCACGACTACATGAAGTCAAAATGGCCGTCATTTACCGGCATGGATAATACGCCGCTGCGAACAAACGTGGATATCAATGGAACTGACTGTAATGCATATTATAGCAATGGTAATTATTCTATCAACTTCTACCCTCCACAGGGAGCGTCCTGCAGGGCATTCTCTACCGTTCCAGACATAGTCTTCCACGAATATGGCCACGGTATATCTTACAAGTTTTATGCCTCGCAAGGAACCAACTTCTCAAATGGTGCCATGGGCGAGGGTAACTCTGATGTCTGGGCTATGTGTATCAACCAGGATGGAGTAGTAGGTGAAGGCTCATATTATAACGGCGCAAACATACGCAGCTACATCGGCACACCGAAAGTTTACCCCGGGGACATAAAAGGTGAAGTACATGCCGATGGTGAGATAATAGCAGGTGCATGGTGGGACGTGGCCATTAATACAGGCAGCGGAGACACGATGGCTAAATTGTTCGCGCTCACATACTATGACACTCCCAATGGGCCGGATGGCACAGAAGGAGAAGTATATCACGATGTACTGATATCTGCCCTAATGAATGATGATGATGATGCAAACCTGGGTAATGGCACGCCACACTTCAGCCAGATAGTTGCTGCATTTGCACGACATGGTATATACCTGCTCAGCGATGCACAATTTGAGCACACTGAAGTGCCCCACCAACCCATCAACACAGCCGTTGCTATAAAAGGCAACCTTGTGTTGAGCAACCCCGCATTCTTTGATAAATTATTCCTCTTCTACCGCGACCGTTATGGCGCCGGCACATGGGATTCTGTAGCAATGACCAATACTACAGGTAATGAGTACGCGGCACAGATACCCGGCCTGCCGGGAGGTTCTATTGTAGACTACTTCTTCAAGGCCAACGATGCCATCCAGGCCTCTTCATATGGCTTACCGGGGGGCTACAGCCCGGCGGTAACATCTACGGAACTGACACTACCCTACCAATTTGGTTTTGGACTAAATGTTGGCAGGTATAAGAATGATTTCGAGGGCGCAATAGATGGATGGGAATTAGGACTTTCTACCGATGACGCATCTGATGGTATATGGGAACAAGGCGTTCCGGGCGGCACAACCTCCGGTGGTCAGCAAGTACAAACGGACAAAGACCATACTACAGGTACAGGCAAGTGTCTCATCACCGGTAACGGTCAGCTCTTCGGCTCCGTATCTGACGATGATGTAGACAACGGGTTGACCACTGCCCGCACTCCTGTTTTCGACCTCCCTTTCTACGAGCCCGTGATAGAATATTACAGGTGGTACAGCAATGACAGAGGATCGAATTCTAACGCCCGCAGCGACTATTGGACTGTTGAGATCCGCACACCTAACAGCGGACTGTGGAAACGTGTTGATTATACTAAGGAATCTGACCAGAGATGGAGAAGAAGAGTTTTCAGGGTGAGCGAATATTTACCTGGTGCCAGTGCCATTCAAATGCAGTTTATTGCAGAAGACCGGAAGATCGGCACATTATCAGGCAATGGGCAGAATGTGGTGGAAGCCGCTGTTGATGACTTCCTGATATACGAAGGTGCTCCTGCCGGGGTTGAAAATACAGGCTTGGCTGTCCAATCAAAAGTATACCCGAACCCTGCCGACAATATGGTTCATGTTACAGTACCTGGCGGGAGTAATGGCAGCATCAACTTATATGACATCACAGGCAGAACTATCAGTATTACGAATGTGACCGACGCTAAGATTGAGTACGGTATCAACACCAGAGACCTTCCTTCCGGCACATATATGATACTAATACAGACACAATATGCTGTACAGAATACCACAGTCGTAGTAAGCCACAACTAA
- a CDS encoding carbonic anhydrase (macrophage inducible 5; Mig-5), which translates to MSHDLTPSAAVDLLKEGNYRFVNNLKLNRDLLEQVNATKNDQWPFAAILSCMDSRTSAELIFDQGLGDIFSIRIAGNVISENVLGSLEFATAVAGSVLIVVLGHTSCGAIKGACDSVQLGHLSALLSKIKPAVEMEKTFTEERNSKNTAFVDQVATLNVHHTVDEIKKQSDVIRNLLEQGTIGIVPAMYDIATGEVNFLD; encoded by the coding sequence ATATCTCATGATCTCACTCCATCCGCAGCCGTGGATTTGCTGAAAGAGGGTAATTACCGTTTTGTGAACAATCTGAAACTGAACAGGGATTTGCTGGAGCAGGTAAATGCGACCAAGAATGACCAATGGCCATTTGCGGCTATACTCAGCTGTATGGATTCAAGAACTTCTGCCGAGCTTATATTTGACCAGGGACTTGGCGATATATTTAGCATACGTATAGCCGGAAATGTTATTTCTGAGAATGTGTTAGGGAGTCTTGAGTTTGCAACGGCAGTAGCTGGTAGTGTGCTTATAGTGGTTTTAGGCCATACAAGTTGTGGTGCCATAAAAGGTGCTTGCGACAGTGTCCAACTGGGGCATTTGTCTGCCCTGTTGAGCAAGATAAAACCCGCGGTGGAGATGGAAAAAACATTTACAGAAGAACGCAACAGCAAGAATACGGCTTTTGTTGACCAGGTAGCTACATTGAACGTGCATCATACGGTAGACGAGATAAAAAAACAGAGTGATGTCATTCGTAATCTGCTGGAGCAGGGAACAATAGGCATCGTTCCCGCGATGTATGATATTGCTACAGGTGAGGTGAATTTCCTAGATTGA
- a CDS encoding MATE family efflux transporter, producing MRLLKTAVAGGEKEFTTGSIDRAIFMLSVPMILEMAMESLFAIVDVFFVARLGKDAVATVGLTESMLMVVYSIAWGMSMGATSVVARRTGEKNADGAAHSAMQAIYVGIALSLLLSISGVIFAKDLLLMMGGSEALVEANYRYAQIMLGSNIVIIMLFLINGVFRGAGDAAIAMRSLWLANGLNIVLCPLLIYGFGPIPGMGLKGAAIATTIGRGTGVCYQLYHLAKGKGILRILRRHLSPDGPLMTHVLKMAAEVTSQFMIASASWIFLVRIIAHFGNEALAGYTIGIRIIAFTIMPAWGMANAAATLVGQNLGAQQPDRAERSAWRSAFFNMLFLCSIAIVFFVFARQLVSLFSTEPGVLKYGIECLRYICMGYMFYGYGMVISQSFNGAGDTRTPTILNLLGFWAFQIPLAYTLSIVLELGPKGVFSAVAIAESAMAIAGIMLFRRGKWKSIKV from the coding sequence ATGCGGTTGTTGAAAACCGCTGTTGCCGGTGGAGAAAAAGAATTTACTACCGGCAGTATCGACAGGGCCATATTTATGTTGTCAGTTCCAATGATACTGGAAATGGCCATGGAGTCATTATTTGCCATCGTAGATGTATTCTTTGTAGCCCGGTTGGGAAAAGACGCTGTTGCTACGGTTGGACTTACAGAATCTATGTTGATGGTCGTTTATTCAATAGCATGGGGAATGAGTATGGGGGCGACATCGGTAGTAGCCCGCCGTACGGGGGAGAAGAATGCCGACGGCGCAGCGCATTCGGCCATGCAAGCCATTTACGTAGGTATAGCATTAAGCCTTTTGCTCAGTATATCAGGAGTGATATTTGCAAAAGACCTGCTGTTGATGATGGGGGGCAGCGAAGCACTTGTAGAAGCTAACTACAGGTATGCACAGATCATGTTGGGCAGCAATATTGTTATCATTATGTTGTTCCTGATCAATGGCGTCTTTCGTGGTGCTGGAGATGCGGCTATCGCTATGCGTTCGTTATGGCTGGCAAACGGATTGAATATTGTTCTATGCCCGTTGCTTATATATGGTTTTGGACCCATTCCGGGTATGGGTTTGAAAGGTGCTGCAATTGCAACTACTATAGGCCGGGGCACGGGTGTCTGCTACCAGCTATATCATTTGGCAAAAGGTAAGGGTATTCTGCGCATATTGCGCAGACACCTCTCTCCTGATGGGCCTTTAATGACACATGTATTGAAAATGGCTGCAGAGGTTACATCGCAATTCATGATAGCATCTGCCAGTTGGATATTCCTGGTGCGTATCATTGCTCATTTTGGCAACGAGGCCCTGGCGGGATATACGATAGGTATCCGTATTATCGCATTCACCATAATGCCGGCCTGGGGTATGGCCAATGCCGCCGCAACACTGGTAGGGCAGAACCTGGGCGCACAGCAACCCGACAGGGCTGAAAGATCAGCCTGGCGGTCAGCATTTTTCAATATGTTGTTCTTATGCTCAATAGCAATTGTATTCTTCGTTTTTGCAAGGCAATTGGTGTCCCTGTTTTCAACCGAGCCGGGAGTATTAAAGTATGGCATAGAGTGCCTGCGCTATATCTGTATGGGTTATATGTTCTACGGGTATGGGATGGTCATATCCCAGTCGTTTAACGGGGCAGGGGATACCCGTACCCCAACGATACTTAATCTATTGGGGTTCTGGGCTTTCCAGATACCATTGGCGTATACCTTGTCTATTGTTCTTGAACTGGGCCCTAAAGGTGTATTCTCAGCGGTAGCCATTGCTGAAAGTGCTATGGCTATAGCCGGTATAATGCTATTCAGACGCGGCAAGTGGAAATCAATAAAAGTGTAA
- a CDS encoding outer membrane lipoprotein carrier protein LolA, with product MRKILILCALAMGVILQSAYAQADKKAKEVLDAAYKKINSAKTVKADFSLELKGGGVDDKKKGTFVMKGPKYRVNIAGQEIICDNKTVWTYIQATNEVQVTEYNPDAQTISPTKLFTNGFVEKEYNYKYAGERKINGKVCDIIELTPKDADKMFTKVQMSVDKSNNIMGGQVWEKNGNTYRYDISNYVINSNTVTDATFTFDAKKHPGVEVIDLR from the coding sequence ATGAGGAAAATATTGATATTGTGTGCCCTTGCAATGGGCGTTATTTTGCAGTCGGCCTATGCACAGGCAGATAAAAAAGCAAAGGAAGTATTGGATGCTGCTTACAAGAAGATAAATAGCGCCAAAACAGTAAAAGCCGACTTCTCGCTGGAGCTGAAAGGTGGCGGCGTAGACGACAAGAAAAAAGGCACTTTTGTGATGAAAGGCCCGAAATACAGGGTAAATATAGCCGGGCAGGAGATCATTTGCGACAATAAAACCGTATGGACCTATATACAGGCTACCAACGAGGTGCAGGTTACGGAGTATAATCCTGACGCTCAGACCATTTCTCCTACCAAATTGTTCACCAACGGGTTTGTAGAAAAAGAATATAACTATAAGTATGCCGGCGAACGCAAAATTAACGGCAAGGTTTGCGATATTATCGAACTGACACCCAAAGATGCGGACAAGATGTTCACGAAAGTGCAGATGTCTGTAGATAAGTCTAATAACATCATGGGTGGCCAGGTATGGGAAAAGAATGGTAACACCTACCGTTACGACATCAGCAACTATGTTATCAATTCAAACACGGTAACAGACGCCACCTTCACCTTCGATGCAAAAAAGCATCCCGGTGTTGAGGTGATAGACCTGAGGTAA
- a CDS encoding DUF2141 domain-containing protein encodes MKMIKCLFVALLFTPLFSYAGEVVVTIKNLESNKGSIRLHVYTGEEDFHNKKPYKILTYSKQKETNGILVLRVTLPAGEYGISLLDDENNNKQMDYNIVHMPKEGFGFSDYYHSGLSMPQYKNFKFILEEATPKNVTVKMRYL; translated from the coding sequence ATGAAAATGATCAAATGCCTGTTTGTCGCCTTATTGTTCACTCCATTGTTCAGCTATGCAGGGGAAGTAGTGGTTACTATCAAAAACCTGGAGAGCAACAAAGGCAGTATTCGCCTGCACGTATATACAGGTGAAGAGGACTTTCATAATAAAAAGCCATATAAGATACTCACCTACTCCAAGCAGAAAGAAACAAATGGTATCCTGGTGTTGCGCGTTACATTACCTGCGGGTGAGTATGGCATCTCCCTGTTAGACGATGAGAACAATAACAAACAGATGGACTATAACATAGTACACATGCCCAAAGAAGGCTTTGGGTTTTCCGATTACTACCATTCCGGTCTTAGCATGCCCCAATACAAAAATTTCAAATTCATTTTAGAAGAAGCAACACCTAAGAATGTGACGGTAAAAATGCGTTACCTCTGA
- a CDS encoding isoprenylcysteine carboxylmethyltransferase family protein, translating to MKPPRDIVLVSIQAFLLSIYLFRLPEVDMHFDSTIRYSGLAVSVLGGIIIIYAIITLNNNLTAFPTPKSNGVLITRGLYKYIRHPIYTGILLLTSGYGTYSENTLRLCVSVGLLILFLYKARYEESLLRNKFPEYGNYIKQSGMFLPKIF from the coding sequence ATGAAGCCCCCCCGGGATATAGTTTTAGTGTCCATACAGGCTTTCCTGTTATCTATCTACCTGTTTCGCTTACCGGAAGTGGATATGCACTTTGACAGCACTATCCGTTATTCGGGGCTGGCAGTTTCTGTTTTGGGTGGTATAATAATTATTTACGCCATTATTACATTAAACAACAACCTGACGGCCTTTCCAACTCCTAAAAGCAATGGGGTACTCATCACACGGGGCTTATATAAATATATCCGCCATCCTATTTACACTGGTATCTTGTTGCTTACATCCGGCTATGGAACTTATTCTGAAAATACACTGCGGCTATGTGTGAGCGTGGGGTTACTTATACTCTTTTTATATAAGGCACGGTACGAAGAAAGCCTGCTCAGAAATAAGTTCCCAGAATATGGCAACTATATCAAGCAATCAGGAATGTTCCTGCCAAAGATATTCTGA
- a CDS encoding class I SAM-dependent RNA methyltransferase yields the protein MSLYDTKGAITITCNKRLAPYVEQEVRELGFTIEETFITGVRTTGTLNDCIRLNLNLRCASQVLYSLKQFRAYDADMVYKNIHSYAWEKLLPQNGYFSITSNVFNDTINNNMFANLRVKDGIVDRMQEKTGERPNSGAELSGAVIHLFWKGNEAELFIDTSGSSIARHGYRKIPGRAPMLEALAASTILAGKWDRKSPFVNPMCGSGTLAIEAALIATNTRPGLFRDNYGFMHLQGYDEEVYLDERGKLENQILDDVPGLRIIATDYDAQAIANASKNARAAGVADMIEFNKVDFAATHVPQGKGGVVYINPEYGERLGEMDELEATYKLIGDFMKQQCKGYHGYIFTGNMDLAKKIGLKANRRIEFYNSKIDCRLLEYELYAGSK from the coding sequence ATGTCATTATACGATACCAAAGGTGCAATAACCATTACCTGTAATAAGAGGCTGGCTCCGTACGTGGAGCAGGAAGTGCGTGAACTGGGATTTACTATAGAGGAGACCTTTATTACCGGGGTGCGCACTACGGGTACGCTGAACGACTGCATACGGCTGAACCTGAACCTGCGCTGTGCCAGCCAGGTGCTTTATAGTCTAAAACAGTTCAGGGCCTATGACGCAGATATGGTGTATAAGAACATACACAGCTATGCATGGGAAAAGCTACTGCCACAGAACGGGTATTTCTCCATTACCAGCAATGTGTTCAACGATACCATCAACAATAATATGTTTGCCAACCTGCGTGTGAAAGATGGCATTGTAGACCGTATGCAGGAAAAAACCGGCGAACGCCCGAATAGCGGCGCAGAACTGTCAGGTGCGGTGATACATCTTTTCTGGAAGGGGAATGAAGCGGAGTTGTTCATAGATACATCGGGCAGCAGTATAGCACGCCACGGTTACCGTAAGATACCGGGCCGTGCCCCCATGCTCGAGGCCCTGGCAGCATCAACAATACTGGCAGGCAAGTGGGACAGGAAATCACCCTTTGTGAACCCCATGTGTGGTTCGGGCACATTGGCCATAGAAGCTGCACTTATAGCCACCAACACCCGCCCGGGACTATTCAGGGACAATTATGGTTTTATGCACCTGCAGGGTTATGACGAGGAGGTATATTTAGATGAGCGGGGCAAATTAGAGAATCAGATACTGGACGACGTGCCGGGATTGCGCATTATAGCTACTGACTACGACGCACAGGCCATTGCCAATGCCAGCAAGAACGCACGCGCTGCCGGCGTGGCCGACATGATAGAATTTAACAAAGTAGACTTTGCAGCCACACATGTGCCACAGGGCAAAGGCGGCGTGGTGTATATCAACCCCGAATATGGTGAGCGACTGGGCGAAATGGATGAACTGGAAGCCACCTACAAGCTCATTGGCGACTTTATGAAACAACAATGCAAGGGCTATCATGGCTACATTTTCACCGGCAATATGGACCTGGCCAAAAAGATAGGACTGAAAGCCAACAGGCGTATAGAGTTTTACAACAGCAAGATTGACTGCCGACTACTGGAATATGAGTTGTATGCGGGAAGTAAGTAG